One Phaseolus vulgaris cultivar G19833 chromosome 11, P. vulgaris v2.0, whole genome shotgun sequence genomic window carries:
- the LOC137808869 gene encoding ankyrin repeat-containing protein BDA1-like, translating to MQHNRKTDTLYNLIEQNPRVLEEIDLIPFVETPLHVAARAGHLQFANEIMILKPSFEAFEFLLRWLTTNPVELQNILNQTDVEGNTTLHIAATKNDTKLSFKSLIIIRVIYVTHWKVVVKNILSVQAMKLLIKVMSDLHASNLMGQRAFDIINNQEIRNNLVRTEKRDRMFRKGFSLIDTAHEWIIRKTGMKEKMSNEIRNTYMIVATLIATTTYQSVLSPGGFRQVDEGGTNTTLFLAQGTSVMSDTEFMAFSTANLFAFTTSILTITWLMPKNVGWYLLYVSTWFLAISYLMSIMIISPNDFTAELMVSFYDVLLPVLAVVSFLFFKLT from the exons ATGCAGCACAACAGAAAAACAGATACTCTATACAATTTGATTGAGCAGAATCCACGTGTTTTAGAAGAGATAGATTTGATACCATTTGTTGAAACTCCTTTACATGTTGCTGCCCGTGCAGGGCATCTTCAATTTGCCAATGAGATCATGATATTAAAACCTTCA TTTGAGGCTTTTGAGTTCTTACTTAGGTGGCTCACGACAAATCCAGTTGAGTTACAAAACATTCTGAATCAGACAGACGTGGAGGGCAACACCACTTTACACATTGCAGCAACAAAGAATGACACGAAGTTATCATTTAAATCTCTCA TTATAATTAGAGTGATTTATGTAACTCATTGGAAGGTTGTTGTGAAAAATATTCTTTCTGTACAGGCAATGAAATTGTTAATAAAGGTTATGAGCGATCTACATGCTTCAAATTTGATGGGTCAAAGAGCATTTGATATAATAAACAATCAAGAAATTAGAAACAATTTGGTGAGGACTGAAAAAAGAGATAGAATGTTTAGAAAAGGCTTTTCGTTAATCGATACAGCACATGAGTGGATAATTCGAAAAACtggaatgaaagaaaaaatgtcGAATGAAATACGAAACACGTACATGATAGTGGCTACTCTTATTGCAACCACAACATATCAATCAGTACTGAGTCCAGGTGGATTTCGTCAGGTTGATGAAGGTGGGACTAATACCACTCTCTTTCTAGCTCAAGGGACATCAGTGATGTCAGACACAGAATTTATGGCGTTTTCGACCGCAAATTTATTTGCCTTTACGACATCCATTCTCACAATTACTTGGCTGATGCCTAAGAATGTCGGATGGTATCTACTGTATGTGTCAACATGGTTCCTTGCAATCAGCTACCTCATGTCTATAATGATCATATCTCCAAATGATTTCACTGCAGAGCTTATGGTTTCCTTCTACGATGTCCTTCTTCCAGTATTGGCCGtggtttcttttttatttttcaaacttaCCTAG